From the Mustelus asterias chromosome 14, sMusAst1.hap1.1, whole genome shotgun sequence genome, one window contains:
- the LOC144503924 gene encoding poly(rC)-binding protein 3 isoform X19, with amino-acid sequence MDPKVTEGGLNVTLTIRLLMHGKEVGSIIGKKGETVKKMREESGARINISEGNCPERIVTITGPTDAIFKAFAMIAFKFEEDIDNSMSNSTATSKPPVTLRLVVPASQCGSLIGKGGSKIKEIRESTGAQVQVAGDMLPNSTERAVTISGMPDAIIQCVKQICVVMLESPPKGATIPYRPKPASAPVIFAGGQVRADPLSASAANLSLLLQHQPLPAYTIQGQYAIPHPDQLTKLHQLAMQHTPFTPLGQTTPGFPGLDANPPASTHELTIPNDANI; translated from the exons ATGGACCCTAAAGTTACTGAAGGCGGGCTGAATGTTACCCTTACCATCCGACTGTTGATGCATGGGAAG gaaGTTGGAAGCATCATTGGAAAG AAAGGCGAGACTGTGAAAAAGATGCGCGAGGAG AGTGGTGCGCGCATCAATATCTCGGAAGGAAATTGTCCTGAGAGAATTGTAACCATCACAGGCCCAACCGATGCAATATTCAAGGCATTTGCAATGATTGCCTTTAAGTTTGAGGAG GACATCGATAATTCAATGTCGAACAGTACAGCCACAAGTAAACCACCCGTGACTCTGCGACTTGTTGTGCCAGCCAGTCAGTGCGGATCACTGATTGGAAAAGGAGGCTCCAAGATCAAAGAAATTCGTGAG TCGACAGGGGCTCAAGTCCAGGTGGCAGGGGACATGCTGCCTAATTCCACTGAGCGTGCTGTGACAATCTCTGGGATGCCAGATGCTATCATCCAGTGTGTGAAGCAAATATGTGTGGTGATGCTGGAG TCCCCACCGAAAGGTGCCACCATTCCCTACCGCCCAAAGCCCGCCTCTGCCCCCGTCATTTTTGCAGGTGGCCAGGTAAGAGCAGATCCCCTCTCGGCCTCCGCAGCCAACCTCAGCCTCTTACTGCAGCACCAGCCACTGCCT GCCTATACAATTCAGGGACAGTATGCCATTCCACACCCAGAT CAGTTGACCAAGCTTCATCAGTTGGCTATGCAGCATACCCCCTTTACTCCCCTTGGGCAGACCACCCCTGGTTTCCCTG GTTTGGATGCCAATCCCCCGGCCAGTACTCATGAACTCACCATTCCCAATGAT GCTAACATCTGA
- the LOC144503924 gene encoding poly(rC)-binding protein 3 isoform X1, protein MDPKVTEGGLNVTLTIRLLMHGKEVGSIIGKKGETVKKMREESGARINISEGNCPERIVTITGPTDAIFKAFAMIAFKFEEDIDNSMSNSTATSKPPVTLRLVVPASQCGSLIGKGGSKIKEIRESTGAQVQVAGDMLPNSTERAVTISGMPDAIIQCVKQICVVMLEVEYKSPPKGATIPYRPKPASAPVIFAGGQVRADPLSASAANLSLLLQHQPLPAYTIQGQYAIPHPDDACLLSTEYKAALASTLWRSPQLTQTSTQLKEPAWRPESLRGKMEIKNCNEESGTWGLDANPPASTHELTIPNDLIGCIIGRQGSKINEIRQMSGAQIKIANAAEGSTERQITITGSPANISLAQYLINARLTSEVSGMGSL, encoded by the exons ATGGACCCTAAAGTTACTGAAGGCGGGCTGAATGTTACCCTTACCATCCGACTGTTGATGCATGGGAAG gaaGTTGGAAGCATCATTGGAAAG AAAGGCGAGACTGTGAAAAAGATGCGCGAGGAG AGTGGTGCGCGCATCAATATCTCGGAAGGAAATTGTCCTGAGAGAATTGTAACCATCACAGGCCCAACCGATGCAATATTCAAGGCATTTGCAATGATTGCCTTTAAGTTTGAGGAG GACATCGATAATTCAATGTCGAACAGTACAGCCACAAGTAAACCACCCGTGACTCTGCGACTTGTTGTGCCAGCCAGTCAGTGCGGATCACTGATTGGAAAAGGAGGCTCCAAGATCAAAGAAATTCGTGAG TCGACAGGGGCTCAAGTCCAGGTGGCAGGGGACATGCTGCCTAATTCCACTGAGCGTGCTGTGACAATCTCTGGGATGCCAGATGCTATCATCCAGTGTGTGAAGCAAATATGTGTGGTGATGCTGGAGGTAGAGTATAAG TCCCCACCGAAAGGTGCCACCATTCCCTACCGCCCAAAGCCCGCCTCTGCCCCCGTCATTTTTGCAGGTGGCCAGGTAAGAGCAGATCCCCTCTCGGCCTCCGCAGCCAACCTCAGCCTCTTACTGCAGCACCAGCCACTGCCT GCCTATACAATTCAGGGACAGTATGCCATTCCACACCCAGAT GATGCGTGCCTCTTGTCGACTGAGTATAAAGCGGCGCTGGCATCGACCTTGTGGAGAAGTCCGCAGCTTACTCAAACATCCACCCAGCTGAAGGAACCTGCATGGAGACCAGAATCCTTGAGAGGGAAAATGGAAATAAAAAACTGTAATGAAGAATCAGGAACCTGGG GTTTGGATGCCAATCCCCCGGCCAGTACTCATGAACTCACCATTCCCAATGAT CTAATAGGATGTATAATCGGCAGACAAGGCAGCAAAATCAATGAGATCAGACAAATGTCTGGGGCGCAGATTAAAATAGCTAATGCAGCAGAAGGCTCAACGGAACGCCAGATTACTATTACTGGATCCCCTGCCAACATAAGCCTTGCACAGTACCTCATTAATGCAAG GCTAACATCTGAAGTTTCTGGAATGGGCTCACTTTAA
- the LOC144503924 gene encoding poly(rC)-binding protein 3 isoform X16, whose translation MDPKVTEGGLNVTLTIRLLMHGKEVGSIIGKKGETVKKMREESGARINISEGNCPERIVTITGPTDAIFKAFAMIAFKFEEDIDNSMSNSTATSKPPVTLRLVVPASQCGSLIGKGGSKIKEIRESTGAQVQVAGDMLPNSTERAVTISGMPDAIIQCVKQICVVMLESPPKGATIPYRPKPASAPVIFAGGQAYTIQGQYAIPHPDDACLLSTEYKAALASTLWRSPQLTQTSTQLKEPAWRPESLRGKMEIKNCNEESGTWGLDANPPASTHELTIPNDANI comes from the exons ATGGACCCTAAAGTTACTGAAGGCGGGCTGAATGTTACCCTTACCATCCGACTGTTGATGCATGGGAAG gaaGTTGGAAGCATCATTGGAAAG AAAGGCGAGACTGTGAAAAAGATGCGCGAGGAG AGTGGTGCGCGCATCAATATCTCGGAAGGAAATTGTCCTGAGAGAATTGTAACCATCACAGGCCCAACCGATGCAATATTCAAGGCATTTGCAATGATTGCCTTTAAGTTTGAGGAG GACATCGATAATTCAATGTCGAACAGTACAGCCACAAGTAAACCACCCGTGACTCTGCGACTTGTTGTGCCAGCCAGTCAGTGCGGATCACTGATTGGAAAAGGAGGCTCCAAGATCAAAGAAATTCGTGAG TCGACAGGGGCTCAAGTCCAGGTGGCAGGGGACATGCTGCCTAATTCCACTGAGCGTGCTGTGACAATCTCTGGGATGCCAGATGCTATCATCCAGTGTGTGAAGCAAATATGTGTGGTGATGCTGGAG TCCCCACCGAAAGGTGCCACCATTCCCTACCGCCCAAAGCCCGCCTCTGCCCCCGTCATTTTTGCAGGTGGCCAG GCCTATACAATTCAGGGACAGTATGCCATTCCACACCCAGAT GATGCGTGCCTCTTGTCGACTGAGTATAAAGCGGCGCTGGCATCGACCTTGTGGAGAAGTCCGCAGCTTACTCAAACATCCACCCAGCTGAAGGAACCTGCATGGAGACCAGAATCCTTGAGAGGGAAAATGGAAATAAAAAACTGTAATGAAGAATCAGGAACCTGGG GTTTGGATGCCAATCCCCCGGCCAGTACTCATGAACTCACCATTCCCAATGAT GCTAACATCTGA
- the LOC144503924 gene encoding poly(rC)-binding protein 3 isoform X12, translating to MDPKVTEGGLNVTLTIRLLMHGKEVGSIIGKKGETVKKMREESGARINISEGNCPERIVTITGPTDAIFKAFAMIAFKFEEDIDNSMSNSTATSKPPVTLRLVVPASQCGSLIGKGGSKIKEIRESTGAQVQVAGDMLPNSTERAVTISGMPDAIIQCVKQICVVMLESPPKGATIPYRPKPASAPVIFAGGQAYTIQGQYAIPHPDLTKLHQLAMQHTPFTPLGQTTPGFPGLDANPPASTHELTIPNDLIGCIIGRQGSKINEIRQMSGAQIKIANAAEGSTERQITITGSPANISLAQYLINARLTSEVSGMGSL from the exons ATGGACCCTAAAGTTACTGAAGGCGGGCTGAATGTTACCCTTACCATCCGACTGTTGATGCATGGGAAG gaaGTTGGAAGCATCATTGGAAAG AAAGGCGAGACTGTGAAAAAGATGCGCGAGGAG AGTGGTGCGCGCATCAATATCTCGGAAGGAAATTGTCCTGAGAGAATTGTAACCATCACAGGCCCAACCGATGCAATATTCAAGGCATTTGCAATGATTGCCTTTAAGTTTGAGGAG GACATCGATAATTCAATGTCGAACAGTACAGCCACAAGTAAACCACCCGTGACTCTGCGACTTGTTGTGCCAGCCAGTCAGTGCGGATCACTGATTGGAAAAGGAGGCTCCAAGATCAAAGAAATTCGTGAG TCGACAGGGGCTCAAGTCCAGGTGGCAGGGGACATGCTGCCTAATTCCACTGAGCGTGCTGTGACAATCTCTGGGATGCCAGATGCTATCATCCAGTGTGTGAAGCAAATATGTGTGGTGATGCTGGAG TCCCCACCGAAAGGTGCCACCATTCCCTACCGCCCAAAGCCCGCCTCTGCCCCCGTCATTTTTGCAGGTGGCCAG GCCTATACAATTCAGGGACAGTATGCCATTCCACACCCAGAT TTGACCAAGCTTCATCAGTTGGCTATGCAGCATACCCCCTTTACTCCCCTTGGGCAGACCACCCCTGGTTTCCCTG GTTTGGATGCCAATCCCCCGGCCAGTACTCATGAACTCACCATTCCCAATGAT CTAATAGGATGTATAATCGGCAGACAAGGCAGCAAAATCAATGAGATCAGACAAATGTCTGGGGCGCAGATTAAAATAGCTAATGCAGCAGAAGGCTCAACGGAACGCCAGATTACTATTACTGGATCCCCTGCCAACATAAGCCTTGCACAGTACCTCATTAATGCAAG GCTAACATCTGAAGTTTCTGGAATGGGCTCACTTTAA
- the LOC144503924 gene encoding poly(rC)-binding protein 3 isoform X3, protein MDPKVTEGGLNVTLTIRLLMHGKEVGSIIGKKGETVKKMREESGARINISEGNCPERIVTITGPTDAIFKAFAMIAFKFEEDIDNSMSNSTATSKPPVTLRLVVPASQCGSLIGKGGSKIKEIRESTGAQVQVAGDMLPNSTERAVTISGMPDAIIQCVKQICVVMLEVEYKSPPKGATIPYRPKPASAPVIFAGGQAYTIQGQYAIPHPDDACLLSTEYKAALASTLWRSPQLTQTSTQLKEPAWRPESLRGKMEIKNCNEESGTWGLDANPPASTHELTIPNDLIGCIIGRQGSKINEIRQMSGAQIKIANAAEGSTERQITITGSPANISLAQYLINARLTSEVSGMGSL, encoded by the exons ATGGACCCTAAAGTTACTGAAGGCGGGCTGAATGTTACCCTTACCATCCGACTGTTGATGCATGGGAAG gaaGTTGGAAGCATCATTGGAAAG AAAGGCGAGACTGTGAAAAAGATGCGCGAGGAG AGTGGTGCGCGCATCAATATCTCGGAAGGAAATTGTCCTGAGAGAATTGTAACCATCACAGGCCCAACCGATGCAATATTCAAGGCATTTGCAATGATTGCCTTTAAGTTTGAGGAG GACATCGATAATTCAATGTCGAACAGTACAGCCACAAGTAAACCACCCGTGACTCTGCGACTTGTTGTGCCAGCCAGTCAGTGCGGATCACTGATTGGAAAAGGAGGCTCCAAGATCAAAGAAATTCGTGAG TCGACAGGGGCTCAAGTCCAGGTGGCAGGGGACATGCTGCCTAATTCCACTGAGCGTGCTGTGACAATCTCTGGGATGCCAGATGCTATCATCCAGTGTGTGAAGCAAATATGTGTGGTGATGCTGGAGGTAGAGTATAAG TCCCCACCGAAAGGTGCCACCATTCCCTACCGCCCAAAGCCCGCCTCTGCCCCCGTCATTTTTGCAGGTGGCCAG GCCTATACAATTCAGGGACAGTATGCCATTCCACACCCAGAT GATGCGTGCCTCTTGTCGACTGAGTATAAAGCGGCGCTGGCATCGACCTTGTGGAGAAGTCCGCAGCTTACTCAAACATCCACCCAGCTGAAGGAACCTGCATGGAGACCAGAATCCTTGAGAGGGAAAATGGAAATAAAAAACTGTAATGAAGAATCAGGAACCTGGG GTTTGGATGCCAATCCCCCGGCCAGTACTCATGAACTCACCATTCCCAATGAT CTAATAGGATGTATAATCGGCAGACAAGGCAGCAAAATCAATGAGATCAGACAAATGTCTGGGGCGCAGATTAAAATAGCTAATGCAGCAGAAGGCTCAACGGAACGCCAGATTACTATTACTGGATCCCCTGCCAACATAAGCCTTGCACAGTACCTCATTAATGCAAG GCTAACATCTGAAGTTTCTGGAATGGGCTCACTTTAA
- the LOC144503924 gene encoding poly(rC)-binding protein 3 isoform X10, producing MDPKVTEGGLNVTLTIRLLMHGKEVGSIIGKKGETVKKMREESGARINISEGNCPERIVTITGPTDAIFKAFAMIAFKFEEDIDNSMSNSTATSKPPVTLRLVVPASQCGSLIGKGGSKIKEIRESTGAQVQVAGDMLPNSTERAVTISGMPDAIIQCVKQICVVMLEVEYKSPPKGATIPYRPKPASAPVIFAGGQAYTIQGQYAIPHPDLTKLHQLAMQHTPFTPLGQTTPGFPGLDANPPASTHELTIPNDLIGCIIGRQGSKINEIRQMSGAQIKIANAAEGSTERQITITGSPANISLAQYLINARLTSEVSGMGSL from the exons ATGGACCCTAAAGTTACTGAAGGCGGGCTGAATGTTACCCTTACCATCCGACTGTTGATGCATGGGAAG gaaGTTGGAAGCATCATTGGAAAG AAAGGCGAGACTGTGAAAAAGATGCGCGAGGAG AGTGGTGCGCGCATCAATATCTCGGAAGGAAATTGTCCTGAGAGAATTGTAACCATCACAGGCCCAACCGATGCAATATTCAAGGCATTTGCAATGATTGCCTTTAAGTTTGAGGAG GACATCGATAATTCAATGTCGAACAGTACAGCCACAAGTAAACCACCCGTGACTCTGCGACTTGTTGTGCCAGCCAGTCAGTGCGGATCACTGATTGGAAAAGGAGGCTCCAAGATCAAAGAAATTCGTGAG TCGACAGGGGCTCAAGTCCAGGTGGCAGGGGACATGCTGCCTAATTCCACTGAGCGTGCTGTGACAATCTCTGGGATGCCAGATGCTATCATCCAGTGTGTGAAGCAAATATGTGTGGTGATGCTGGAGGTAGAGTATAAG TCCCCACCGAAAGGTGCCACCATTCCCTACCGCCCAAAGCCCGCCTCTGCCCCCGTCATTTTTGCAGGTGGCCAG GCCTATACAATTCAGGGACAGTATGCCATTCCACACCCAGAT TTGACCAAGCTTCATCAGTTGGCTATGCAGCATACCCCCTTTACTCCCCTTGGGCAGACCACCCCTGGTTTCCCTG GTTTGGATGCCAATCCCCCGGCCAGTACTCATGAACTCACCATTCCCAATGAT CTAATAGGATGTATAATCGGCAGACAAGGCAGCAAAATCAATGAGATCAGACAAATGTCTGGGGCGCAGATTAAAATAGCTAATGCAGCAGAAGGCTCAACGGAACGCCAGATTACTATTACTGGATCCCCTGCCAACATAAGCCTTGCACAGTACCTCATTAATGCAAG GCTAACATCTGAAGTTTCTGGAATGGGCTCACTTTAA
- the LOC144503924 gene encoding poly(rC)-binding protein 3 isoform X13, protein MDPKVTEGGLNVTLTIRLLMHGKEVGSIIGKKGETVKKMREESGARINISEGNCPERIVTITGPTDAIFKAFAMIAFKFEEDIDNSMSNSTATSKPPVTLRLVVPASQCGSLIGKGGSKIKEIRESTGAQVQVAGDMLPNSTERAVTISGMPDAIIQCVKQICVVMLEVEYKSPPKGATIPYRPKPASAPVIFAGGQVRADPLSASAANLSLLLQHQPLPAYTIQGQYAIPHPDDACLLSTEYKAALASTLWRSPQLTQTSTQLKEPAWRPESLRGKMEIKNCNEESGTWGLDANPPASTHELTIPNDANI, encoded by the exons ATGGACCCTAAAGTTACTGAAGGCGGGCTGAATGTTACCCTTACCATCCGACTGTTGATGCATGGGAAG gaaGTTGGAAGCATCATTGGAAAG AAAGGCGAGACTGTGAAAAAGATGCGCGAGGAG AGTGGTGCGCGCATCAATATCTCGGAAGGAAATTGTCCTGAGAGAATTGTAACCATCACAGGCCCAACCGATGCAATATTCAAGGCATTTGCAATGATTGCCTTTAAGTTTGAGGAG GACATCGATAATTCAATGTCGAACAGTACAGCCACAAGTAAACCACCCGTGACTCTGCGACTTGTTGTGCCAGCCAGTCAGTGCGGATCACTGATTGGAAAAGGAGGCTCCAAGATCAAAGAAATTCGTGAG TCGACAGGGGCTCAAGTCCAGGTGGCAGGGGACATGCTGCCTAATTCCACTGAGCGTGCTGTGACAATCTCTGGGATGCCAGATGCTATCATCCAGTGTGTGAAGCAAATATGTGTGGTGATGCTGGAGGTAGAGTATAAG TCCCCACCGAAAGGTGCCACCATTCCCTACCGCCCAAAGCCCGCCTCTGCCCCCGTCATTTTTGCAGGTGGCCAGGTAAGAGCAGATCCCCTCTCGGCCTCCGCAGCCAACCTCAGCCTCTTACTGCAGCACCAGCCACTGCCT GCCTATACAATTCAGGGACAGTATGCCATTCCACACCCAGAT GATGCGTGCCTCTTGTCGACTGAGTATAAAGCGGCGCTGGCATCGACCTTGTGGAGAAGTCCGCAGCTTACTCAAACATCCACCCAGCTGAAGGAACCTGCATGGAGACCAGAATCCTTGAGAGGGAAAATGGAAATAAAAAACTGTAATGAAGAATCAGGAACCTGGG GTTTGGATGCCAATCCCCCGGCCAGTACTCATGAACTCACCATTCCCAATGAT GCTAACATCTGA
- the LOC144503924 gene encoding poly(rC)-binding protein 3 isoform X4 — MDPKVTEGGLNVTLTIRLLMHGKEVGSIIGKKGETVKKMREESGARINISEGNCPERIVTITGPTDAIFKAFAMIAFKFEEDIDNSMSNSTATSKPPVTLRLVVPASQCGSLIGKGGSKIKEIRESTGAQVQVAGDMLPNSTERAVTISGMPDAIIQCVKQICVVMLESPPKGATIPYRPKPASAPVIFAGGQAYTIQGQYAIPHPDDACLLSTEYKAALASTLWRSPQLTQTSTQLKEPAWRPESLRGKMEIKNCNEESGTWGLDANPPASTHELTIPNDLIGCIIGRQGSKINEIRQMSGAQIKIANAAEGSTERQITITGSPANISLAQYLINARLTSEVSGMGSL; from the exons ATGGACCCTAAAGTTACTGAAGGCGGGCTGAATGTTACCCTTACCATCCGACTGTTGATGCATGGGAAG gaaGTTGGAAGCATCATTGGAAAG AAAGGCGAGACTGTGAAAAAGATGCGCGAGGAG AGTGGTGCGCGCATCAATATCTCGGAAGGAAATTGTCCTGAGAGAATTGTAACCATCACAGGCCCAACCGATGCAATATTCAAGGCATTTGCAATGATTGCCTTTAAGTTTGAGGAG GACATCGATAATTCAATGTCGAACAGTACAGCCACAAGTAAACCACCCGTGACTCTGCGACTTGTTGTGCCAGCCAGTCAGTGCGGATCACTGATTGGAAAAGGAGGCTCCAAGATCAAAGAAATTCGTGAG TCGACAGGGGCTCAAGTCCAGGTGGCAGGGGACATGCTGCCTAATTCCACTGAGCGTGCTGTGACAATCTCTGGGATGCCAGATGCTATCATCCAGTGTGTGAAGCAAATATGTGTGGTGATGCTGGAG TCCCCACCGAAAGGTGCCACCATTCCCTACCGCCCAAAGCCCGCCTCTGCCCCCGTCATTTTTGCAGGTGGCCAG GCCTATACAATTCAGGGACAGTATGCCATTCCACACCCAGAT GATGCGTGCCTCTTGTCGACTGAGTATAAAGCGGCGCTGGCATCGACCTTGTGGAGAAGTCCGCAGCTTACTCAAACATCCACCCAGCTGAAGGAACCTGCATGGAGACCAGAATCCTTGAGAGGGAAAATGGAAATAAAAAACTGTAATGAAGAATCAGGAACCTGGG GTTTGGATGCCAATCCCCCGGCCAGTACTCATGAACTCACCATTCCCAATGAT CTAATAGGATGTATAATCGGCAGACAAGGCAGCAAAATCAATGAGATCAGACAAATGTCTGGGGCGCAGATTAAAATAGCTAATGCAGCAGAAGGCTCAACGGAACGCCAGATTACTATTACTGGATCCCCTGCCAACATAAGCCTTGCACAGTACCTCATTAATGCAAG GCTAACATCTGAAGTTTCTGGAATGGGCTCACTTTAA
- the LOC144503924 gene encoding poly(rC)-binding protein 3 isoform X8, with protein MDPKVTEGGLNVTLTIRLLMHGKEVGSIIGKKGETVKKMREESGARINISEGNCPERIVTITGPTDAIFKAFAMIAFKFEEDIDNSMSNSTATSKPPVTLRLVVPASQCGSLIGKGGSKIKEIRESTGAQVQVAGDMLPNSTERAVTISGMPDAIIQCVKQICVVMLESPPKGATIPYRPKPASAPVIFAGGQVRADPLSASAANLSLLLQHQPLPAYTIQGQYAIPHPDLTKLHQLAMQHTPFTPLGQTTPGFPGLDANPPASTHELTIPNDLIGCIIGRQGSKINEIRQMSGAQIKIANAAEGSTERQITITGSPANISLAQYLINARLTSEVSGMGSL; from the exons ATGGACCCTAAAGTTACTGAAGGCGGGCTGAATGTTACCCTTACCATCCGACTGTTGATGCATGGGAAG gaaGTTGGAAGCATCATTGGAAAG AAAGGCGAGACTGTGAAAAAGATGCGCGAGGAG AGTGGTGCGCGCATCAATATCTCGGAAGGAAATTGTCCTGAGAGAATTGTAACCATCACAGGCCCAACCGATGCAATATTCAAGGCATTTGCAATGATTGCCTTTAAGTTTGAGGAG GACATCGATAATTCAATGTCGAACAGTACAGCCACAAGTAAACCACCCGTGACTCTGCGACTTGTTGTGCCAGCCAGTCAGTGCGGATCACTGATTGGAAAAGGAGGCTCCAAGATCAAAGAAATTCGTGAG TCGACAGGGGCTCAAGTCCAGGTGGCAGGGGACATGCTGCCTAATTCCACTGAGCGTGCTGTGACAATCTCTGGGATGCCAGATGCTATCATCCAGTGTGTGAAGCAAATATGTGTGGTGATGCTGGAG TCCCCACCGAAAGGTGCCACCATTCCCTACCGCCCAAAGCCCGCCTCTGCCCCCGTCATTTTTGCAGGTGGCCAGGTAAGAGCAGATCCCCTCTCGGCCTCCGCAGCCAACCTCAGCCTCTTACTGCAGCACCAGCCACTGCCT GCCTATACAATTCAGGGACAGTATGCCATTCCACACCCAGAT TTGACCAAGCTTCATCAGTTGGCTATGCAGCATACCCCCTTTACTCCCCTTGGGCAGACCACCCCTGGTTTCCCTG GTTTGGATGCCAATCCCCCGGCCAGTACTCATGAACTCACCATTCCCAATGAT CTAATAGGATGTATAATCGGCAGACAAGGCAGCAAAATCAATGAGATCAGACAAATGTCTGGGGCGCAGATTAAAATAGCTAATGCAGCAGAAGGCTCAACGGAACGCCAGATTACTATTACTGGATCCCCTGCCAACATAAGCCTTGCACAGTACCTCATTAATGCAAG GCTAACATCTGAAGTTTCTGGAATGGGCTCACTTTAA
- the LOC144503924 gene encoding poly(rC)-binding protein 3 isoform X6 — protein sequence MDPKVTEGGLNVTLTIRLLMHGKEVGSIIGKKGETVKKMREESGARINISEGNCPERIVTITGPTDAIFKAFAMIAFKFEEDIDNSMSNSTATSKPPVTLRLVVPASQCGSLIGKGGSKIKEIRESTGAQVQVAGDMLPNSTERAVTISGMPDAIIQCVKQICVVMLEVEYKSPPKGATIPYRPKPASAPVIFAGGQVRADPLSASAANLSLLLQHQPLPAYTIQGQYAIPHPDLTKLHQLAMQHTPFTPLGQTTPGFPGLDANPPASTHELTIPNDLIGCIIGRQGSKINEIRQMSGAQIKIANAAEGSTERQITITGSPANISLAQYLINARLTSEVSGMGSL from the exons ATGGACCCTAAAGTTACTGAAGGCGGGCTGAATGTTACCCTTACCATCCGACTGTTGATGCATGGGAAG gaaGTTGGAAGCATCATTGGAAAG AAAGGCGAGACTGTGAAAAAGATGCGCGAGGAG AGTGGTGCGCGCATCAATATCTCGGAAGGAAATTGTCCTGAGAGAATTGTAACCATCACAGGCCCAACCGATGCAATATTCAAGGCATTTGCAATGATTGCCTTTAAGTTTGAGGAG GACATCGATAATTCAATGTCGAACAGTACAGCCACAAGTAAACCACCCGTGACTCTGCGACTTGTTGTGCCAGCCAGTCAGTGCGGATCACTGATTGGAAAAGGAGGCTCCAAGATCAAAGAAATTCGTGAG TCGACAGGGGCTCAAGTCCAGGTGGCAGGGGACATGCTGCCTAATTCCACTGAGCGTGCTGTGACAATCTCTGGGATGCCAGATGCTATCATCCAGTGTGTGAAGCAAATATGTGTGGTGATGCTGGAGGTAGAGTATAAG TCCCCACCGAAAGGTGCCACCATTCCCTACCGCCCAAAGCCCGCCTCTGCCCCCGTCATTTTTGCAGGTGGCCAGGTAAGAGCAGATCCCCTCTCGGCCTCCGCAGCCAACCTCAGCCTCTTACTGCAGCACCAGCCACTGCCT GCCTATACAATTCAGGGACAGTATGCCATTCCACACCCAGAT TTGACCAAGCTTCATCAGTTGGCTATGCAGCATACCCCCTTTACTCCCCTTGGGCAGACCACCCCTGGTTTCCCTG GTTTGGATGCCAATCCCCCGGCCAGTACTCATGAACTCACCATTCCCAATGAT CTAATAGGATGTATAATCGGCAGACAAGGCAGCAAAATCAATGAGATCAGACAAATGTCTGGGGCGCAGATTAAAATAGCTAATGCAGCAGAAGGCTCAACGGAACGCCAGATTACTATTACTGGATCCCCTGCCAACATAAGCCTTGCACAGTACCTCATTAATGCAAG GCTAACATCTGAAGTTTCTGGAATGGGCTCACTTTAA